Sequence from the Streptobacillus felis genome:
AAACAGAAGAAAACATAAGTTTGTAGGTGAAATAAATGAAAAAATTTAAATTTAATAAAGATCAAATATCACTGTATTTAATAATGTTACCTTTCATAATATGGTATATGCTATTTATGTTCAAGCCTATGTATGGATTATTGATAGCATTTAAGGATTATAGCATATTTAAAGGTATAGCAGGAAGTCCTTGGGTAGGATTAAAACATTTTAAAATGTTCCTTACATCACCAGAATTTTTTAGAACTTTGAAAAATACATTAATGTTAAATGTATATTCATTATTAATAGAATTTCCTTTAGCTATATTAATAGCTTTAATGTTAAATGAAGTTAAGAATAAGATATTTAAAAGTTTTGTACAAACAGCTTCGTTTATACCTTACTTTATAGCTATAGTTATTGCAGCTGGGATAACTATTAATATGTTATCACCTAATACTGGGGTAGTGAATATAATATTACAAAAATTAGGTTTTGAGAAAATTTATTTCTTAATTAAACCAGAATATTTTAGAGGTATATTTGTTGGACTTAATTCATGGAAAAATACAGGATTTAACGCAATAATATATATAGCAGCTTTAACTGCTGTGGATGAGCAGCTTTATGAAGCCGCGAAAATAGATGGAGCAACAAAATTACAACAATTAATTAATATTACTATTCCAAGCATTATGCCAACTATAGTAGTAATGTTAATCTTAAAAATAGGTTCTATGTTAAGTGTTGCATTTGAAACAGTATTATTACTATATCAACCTGCTACATATGAAACAGCAGATGTAATTAGTACTTATGTATATAGAACTGGGGTAATTAATCAAGATTTTGGATTAGCAACAGCAGTAGGACTATTCAATGCTATAGTTGCAATGATATTAGTTTATGCAGCTAATACTATAAGTAAAAAAGTAGCTAATCTAGGAATATGGTAGGAGATAGAGATGAAAATAAGAATGAGTACAGATGAAAAAGTATTTAATACTATAAATTACTTTTTATTAACAGTTTTCGCAATAGTATTCCTATATCCAATAGTTTATGTGTTTTCAGCATCATTTAGTAATCCCTTTTTATTAGAAACAGGACAGGTTACATTATTACCTAAAGGATTTACTTTTGCATCTTTTATAGCTGCATTTAAAACTTCAGGTATATGGAGAGCTTATGCTAATACCATTTTTATAACTGTAGTTGGAACATTTGTAAGTATGGTATTTACAATCAGTGGTGCATATGTGTTATCAAAACCAGATTTAAAATTTAGAAAAGCAATGATAATGTTAGTTGTTGTAACTATGTGGTTTGATCCTGGTATGATACCGAAATACTTAAACTTTAGAGATTTAGGTATGATAAATAGTTATTCAGGAATAATAGTAGGTTTTGCTATAAATACATTTAATGTAATAATTTTAAAATCATTTTTTGAAAGTGTACCAAGATCATTAGAAGAATCAGCAAGAATTGATGGTGCAAGTCAGTTTAGAATTATGACTAATATATATTTACCATTATCAACTTCAGCTATAACAACAGTTTCACTATTTTATGCTATATCACGTTGGAATGGATATTTCTGGACTATGATACTTTTAAGAGATGATGCAAAGGCACCTTTACAAGTTTTCGTTAAGAAATTAATAGTAGATAAGATGTCTAGTGGTGAAGCAGCTCAATTAATTACACCAGAGAGCTTAACATCACCTCAATCAATTATTTATGCAATAATAGTAATCTCAGTATTACCTATGTTAATTGCATATCCATTTATACAAAGATTCTTTAGAAAAGGTGTAACACTTGGAGCAGTAAAAGGATAATAATAATTAAAAAATATAAATAGAAGGAGAAGAAATTATGAAAAAATTATTAGCATTAGGACTTTTAGGACTAGTATTAGCAAGTTGTGGTAAGAAAGAAGAAGCAGCTACAACAGGACCAAGAGAAACAACAATATTTGCGATGCATTTAGGGAAAGCTTTAGATCCAAGCTTACCAGTATTTGCAAAAGCTGAGCAAGATACTAATATTAAATTAGTAAATGTTGCATCTCAAAACCAAACTGACCAAATTCAAGCATTTAATTTAATGCTTACTGAAGGGAAATTACCTGATATCATTTCTTATGAATTATCAGCAGACTTAGAAAATTTAGGAATTGAAGGTGGATTAATACCTCTTGAAGATTTAATTAATGAACATGCACCTAACTTAAAGAAATTCTTTGAAGAAAATCCTAGATATAAAAAAGATGCAGTTGCAGTTGATGGACATATCTATATGATTCCAAACTATTATGATTACTTTAACTTAAAAGTATCTCAAGGATATTTCATTAGACAAGACTGGTTAGATAAATTAGGATTAAGCCAACCAAAAACAGTTGATGAACTATATACTACATTAAAAGCGTTCAGAGAGCAAGATCCAAATGGAAATGGTAAAAAAGATGAAGTTCCATTCTTCGTAAGAGCTAATAATGTAAGAAAAGTATTAACATCACTTGTTGACTTATTCAAAGCTTCACCTATATGGTATGAAGAAAATGGTATGGTTAAATATGGACCAGCACAAGATTCATTCAAACATGCAATTAAAGAATTAGCTAAATGGTATAAAGAAGGATTAATAGATGAAGAACTATTTACAAGAGGATTAGAAAGTAGAGATTACTTATTATCTAATAACTTAGGAGGAGCTACAGATGACTGGATAGCTTCAACAAGTGGATACAATGTAAGCTTAGCAGATAAAATACCAGGATTTAACTTTAAATTAGTTCTTCCATATGAATTAAATGGAAATGCAAAAACTAGACATGCTAGAACTACTTACTTAGGTGGATGGGGAATCTCTAAAGATGCTACAGATCCAGTTGCTTTAATTAAATACTTTGATTATTGGTATTCACCTGAAGGAAGAAGATTATGGAACTTTGGTATTGAAGGTTCTGAATATACTTTAGTTGATGGTAAACCAGTATTTACAGATGCAGTAATGAAAAACCCTGATGGTAAAACTCCACTAGCGGTATTAAGAGAAGTTGGAGCACAATTTAGATTAGGAGCATACCAAGATGCTGAATATGAATTAGGTTGGGCAACTGATTTAGCTAAAGAAGGATTCAAATACTATATGGATAATGATGTAGTATTAGATGAATTACCAACACTAAAATATACTAAAGAAAGATCAAAAGAATTTGTTTCTATAGATACAGCATTAAGAGCAGTTGTTGAAGAAAAAGCTCAACAATGGATCTTAGGTTCTGGAGATGTTGAAAAAGAATGGGATGCATTCATTAAGAGATTAGAAGATTTAGGATTAAAAAATGCTGAAGAAATCCAAAACGAAGCATTCAAGAGTTTCAATAAATAAATTTTAATAATGAAGGGAGAAGAAATTCTCCCTTTACTTAAACAATGGGGAGATATATGTTTGACTTTAGTATAAAGTATAACTATGTTTTAAATAATTTTGATGTAAGTAATTATCTTGAACAAGCTGAAAAAATTTTAGAGAATAAATTAATATTTATACATCCGTGGGATATGGAAAGAACCTCTACATACTATAATATACCTAAAAATTGGAATGAATTAGTAAATGAAGATGAAGAATGGATATTCATGAGAAGTCGTATGAACTATTTTGATCCTCTGTTTTTATCTTATGAAAAAAGTAAGGATATTAAATATATTAACAAAATAAAGGAAATAATATTTGACTTTATAAATAAACACAAAAAACTTAAATATGAATTAAGCACTAGAACACTAGATAGTGGAATTAGAATGGTTAATATACTTAAAAGTATAATATATCTTAAAGAAATAAACTTAATTTCTAAAGATGAAGAAGATAAAATAGTTAAACACTTAGACGATACATGCACTTATCTTTTTGATGCCTTTGTAGAAAAATATTTTCATAGTAATTGGGGATATATACAAATGGCAGGAATATATACTTTTGGTTTGATGTATAATAAAAAGTATGCAAAAAGAGCAAAAAAATACATGAAAAAACAATTAGAAATTCAATTTTTATCCGATGGACTACATATAGAAAAGTCTATGACTTATCACTATCAGATGTTAATATATACAGCGTGGATAGTTATGATAGAGAGATTATACGATATAAAAAACAGTTTATTTTTAAAATATTTAAGAAAAATGGTAGATTCAGCTCAAAAATTACATTATCCAAATTTAAGACAAATTAATTTTGGAGATAGTGATGATGATAATATAGAAGATATATTATCTATGGCGAATGCTATTTTAAAAAGAAAAAGTAAATATATGCCAAAAGAAACATCATATATGTTTGCAGGAAGTTTTTTAGATGATTATGAAGTAATAGAAAATATTTTAGATAAAAAAGAGTACTTTTTGAAAGAAAGTGGATATTATCACTTAATAAATAAGGATTATTCATTTAGTACCTATTTAACTAATATGACATCTGGGCATTTACATGTTGATTTATTTCATTTTAATTACTTTAATAAGGTAGAAATGCTTGTTGATAAAGGAAGATATACTTATTTAGAAAAAAATGAAGATAGAAATTATCTAAAAAGTGTAAGGTCTCATAATAGCTTAGTAATAGATGATAAAGAATTTTTAAATATTAAAAATTCATGGGAGTATTCAGGTAATTACCCTATAATTAATCCTATGGAAAGAATAGAAGAAAATGGAGTAGTTTCTCTAAAATTAAGTGCTTTTGATATAGATGCTAATGCATATATTGAAAGAAGATATATACTTTGTGAAGATAATGTAATAATAATAAATAGAATATATACTAAAGGTAAACATAAAGTTAAATTTTACTATAACCTTCATCCAAAACTGTCATTTAATTTAGAAAGTAAAAGAATACTTTTAAATAAGGAAATATATTTTGAAATAGGTAAATATATTATTGATGAAGGTATATATAGTAGTAAGTACAATGAAAAAGAAAATAATAAGGTAGTAATGGCAGAATATGAATTTGTAGATAAAATACAAGTAATACATAAAATACTAAATAAGGGAGTAATGTTTGAAGAAATAGAAAGCGATGAAAATATTTATTCCTTTAAAATTACTACTAAAGATAAGAAGTATAATATATTTTGTAAAAATGAAGATAGTATAGAGAAACAAAATGTTTCCTATATACAAAGTAGTGCGATATATAATAAATTTAAGGTGGAGATTAAATGAAAAAAATAATAATATTTTTTACACTAATTTTAGGAATTTTAAGTTTTAATAGTGAGACTAAAGAGATACAAAATATGAAAATGAAATGGAAGGAATTTTTATTGAGTGTACCTCATAATATATCTTTAAAAGAGATATCTGCAGTAGATAAAGAAAAAAATTTAGAAAAACTAAATAAGAGTTCTAAAGATATTTTAAATAGAATTACTGTATATGAAACACAAGATTATGCTTTTAAAAATTATAAAGATATGAATAATGGGGATCATGTATTAAAATCTTTAAGAGATGTACAGGCTTTAATGAAGGCTTATCTTACTCCTGGTACAGAAGTTTATGGAGATAAGGAAGTAAAAGAAATGATGAACCTTGCATTAGAGATAATATCAAATAAAGGTTATGTTGAAGGTGAAATGGAAAAAGGAAATTGGTGGCATTGGGAAATAGGTATACCTAAAACACTTAATGAGTTACTAATTATAGGTGAGGGAATAATAGATAAGGAAATTGAAACTAAATTATTAAAAGCTTCACATTATTTCCAACCAGATCCTGAATTTTCAGGTCTTTCTCCTGCAGCAGCAACTTCTACTAGCCCGAATAAAAGAATATCTACTGGGGGGAATAGAACGGATACAGCTTTAGTTACTTATGGTAGAGGAATAATTGAAGGTAATGCAAGCGAAATAAAAAGAGCTATAGATTCAGTTGCTATAGTTGGAGAATTTGTTGAAAAAGGTGATGGATTCTATAAAGATCATTCATTTGTTCAACACGGAAATGTAGCATATAGTGGGACATATGGACAAGTATTATTAAATGGACTTTCAATGTTTATATATCTTACTGGAGATACTTCATTTGAAATTAATAATCCAAACATTAATAATGTTTATGAAGTAATAGTTAATGGATATCCTTATTTATTAATTAATGGTGGAATTAATGATTCAGTTAATGGTAGAACTATAAGTAGAGATAATTCAAGTGACCTAGAAAGAGCAAGAGGAATAATTAATTCATTAGCATTAATATCTCGTGGTGCAAATAAGGAATATAAAGGTAAAATTGAAGCTTTAGTAAAAAAAGCTATAGTTGATAATAATGCAGAATACATGCCAGATTTTGTAAATAATTTAGTAATAAAAAATATATTGAAAGATATAGCTGATGATAAAGAAATTAAATCTATGAATGTTAGTGGAACTAAAGTATTTTCATATATGGATAGAGCTGTTAGTATAGGTGATAATGGATTAAAATTTGTAGTTTCTATGCATTCTAATAGAATAGCAAACTTTGAAACTATGAATAAAGAAAACTTAAAAGGTTGGTATACTGGTGATGGTATGACATACATATACACTAATAATTCAGGTGATTTTATAGAATATTGGCCAACGATTAATCCTTTAAGATTAGCAGGTACTACAGAAAGTACTAAAGATAGAACCATTGCAAGTGGAGAAAGAAGACTTGCAAAAGATTTAAGTCCAAAAACTTGGGTAGGTGGAGCAAGTAATGGGAATGTAGCTTTTGTAGGTATGGACTTTATTTCTTGGAATAATCTAACAGAGGCTAAAAAAAGCTACTTACTATTAAATGGTACTATGGTTGCTATGGGATCAAATATTAAAAGTACTGATGGTGAAGTAATAACTGTAGTTGATAATAGAATAAATAATGATAGTGCTAATAAATTAGTATATACACCTTTAAAAGATACTTTAATAGAAAAAAATATAGTTGAAAGAAGTGGAAGCTTTAAAGAATTAGGTGGGAAAAAAGCTGATATAATTAATAAAGAATATGTAGAATTAGTAATTAATCACGGAAATAATCCTGAAAATGCTAATTATGCTTATGCTGTTTCAGATAAAGAAATTAAAGATATTGAAATACTTAAATTAGATGAATTTGCTCATATAGTTAAAAAGGATAATTTATTAGCAATAAATTCTTGGACGGATAATAAAATATATGTAGATGGAATAGAAATTAATAATGAATTGTCATTAATAAAAGAAACAAATGATAAAGGAATGTATGTTACTATAGCAGATCCAAATCATATTTTAGAAGAAGCTAAGATAGTAATAGATGGTAAATATGATTTAGAAATATTAAATGATAATGTTGTATTAGAAAATTTAGGTAATAAGACATTTTTAAGTTTTAAATTAAATAAAAATGGTCTTAGCAATACTGTAAAATTAATTAAAAAATAGATGGGATTAATATGGAAAAGAAATACAATTTGATTTTTCTTTTTGCGGATCAATGGAGAAGAAATGCAGCAGGTTTTGTGGGAAAAGAAGATGTAATTACACCAAATATAGATAAGTTTTCAAATGAAGCATTAGTCTTTGCTAATGCTGTAAGTACAGGACCTCTGTGTTCTCCTAGTAGAGCTAGTATACTTACTGGAACATATCCGGCTACTCATGGAGTATGGACTAATTGTAAAACAGGACTTTATGATGTATGGTTAAAAGAAGAATCTATAACAATAACAGATGTATTAAAAGAAAATGATTACTATATAGGATATATAGGGAAGTGGCATTTAGATAATCCAGAAGAAAATGTGGAAAATAAACCAAAATCAGGGGCAAGAGATTGGGATGCATATACACCACCTGGTAAGAAGAGACATGGTATAGATTATTGGTATTCTTATGGGGCCTATGATAATCATTTAAAACCACATTATTGGGAAGATACTAATGAGATGATAGAAATAGATAAGTGGTCTGTAGAGCATGAAACTGATAAGGCTTTAGAATTTTTATGTAAAAATAAGGAAAAGCAATTTGCACTATTTTTATCTTGGAATCCTCCTCATACACCACTTGATTTAGTACCTGAAAAATATCTTAAATTGTATGAAAATACGGAGGTTAGGGTAAGTGATAATATAATATTAAATGATGTAATAGATCATACAAAAACGATGCCTAATGCCTTGAATTTCACAGAAGATGAATTTCAAGAGACACTAAAAAAATATTATGCAGCAATTAGTGGCATAGATGAAAATTTTGGAAGAATAATAGATTATTTAAAGGAAAATAACCTATATGATAATAGTATAATAGTTTTAACGGCAGATCATGGTGAAATGTTATGTTCTCATGGACTATGGAGTAAACATGTTTGGTATGAGGAATCTATAGGTATACCATTTATGATTAAATATGGAGATAATAAAGGTATAACTGAAAGTGTATTAAGCGGAGTAGATATTATACCAACCTTATTATCATTACTTGAATTAAAAATACCTGAAACTGTTGAAGGTAAAGATTTAAAAGAAGTAATAAGTAATTCTAAAGAAGATGTTGAAAATATAGCAATAATAGCGGCATATCCAGGACAAATAAAGGCTATAGAAAAGTTTAAAAAAGAAAATTTAAATAGTTTAGATTTTGGTTGGCGTGCTGTAAGAAGTAGGAATCATACTTTTGTAATAAATAAAGGATATGAGCCAGGAAAAGAAATTGAAACACTATTATATAACAACAAAGAGGATGTATATCAACTTAATCCTAAGGTTAATAATAGCATTGATGAAGATGGTATTGCAAATAAATTAAATGATATTTTACAAAAATGGCTAAAAGAACATAATGATGGATTTTAGATAAGGAGATTTTATGGAATTATTAAAAGAAGTAAGAGAAAAATTCGAAAATATGGATTTAAAAGATGAGGTAATATATAGAGGATTGCATGAAGCATTGACAATAGTAGATCAAAATAGTGATGTATTTATTAATCATTTTCCTAGACCATCAAGTGTTAATAATATCTATCCTGCAATCTTAAATGGTGGTGAATGGGATGATTGGACTAGTGGATTTTGGACTGGGATTTTATGGTTAGCTTATGAAATTACATTAGAAGAAAAATATAGAAAAGTTGCAGATTATCAATTAAAAACATATAAGGAAAGAATAGATAATAATATTGCAGTAGATCATCACGATTTAGGTTTCTTATACATTCCATCAGTAATTGCAAATTATAAAATAACTAATTCTGAAGTTGCTAAAGAAACAGGAATTAAAGCAGCAGATGTTTTAATGAGAAGATATAGAGAAAAAGGTGAATTTATACAAGCTTGGGGAGTATTAGATAAGCCTGAAGATTACAGACTAATTATAGATTGTAATTTAAATGTACCTCTTCTATTTTGGGCAAGTGATGTAACTGGTGATATGAAGTATAGAGAAGTTGCGACTAAACATTTAGAAACAGTATCTAAAGTAATAGTAAGAGATAATGGAACAACTTTCCATACATATTTCTTTGATACTGAAACAGGAAATCCTTTAAAAGGTGTTACAGCACAAGGGAAATCTGATGATTCAACATGGGCAAGAGGTCAAGCATGGGGAGTATATGGATTTGCATTAGCATATAGACATTTAGGAGATAAAAAATTCATAGATTTATATAAAAAAGTAACTAATACTTTCTTAAATAAATTACCTAAAGATAATGTATGTTATTGGGATATGGACTTTAAACCTGAAGATATGGAAGAAAGAGATAGTTCTTCATCTGCTATTGCAGCTTGTGGAATTTTAGAAATGCATAAATATTTACCTGATGATGATCCAGATAAAAAAGTTTACTTTAATGCAGCTATGGCTATGATAAAAGCATTAATAGAAGGATATACAACTAAGGGAATGAATTCAAATGCTATATTAAAAGAAGCAGTTTATTCTAAACCACATAATAACGGTGTTGGAGAAAGTTGTATTTGGGGAGATTATTTCTATATGGAAGCATTAGTTAGAATATTAAAACCTGAATGGAATATATATTGGTAAGGAGTAGATAATGAAAAATAGATTAATCTTGTTATCTCTACTAGGAATGTTAGTGCATGCAAATGAAAATACTACTAGTGGATATGTTAAAAGTGATTTAAAATATACTCATAAACTTAGAGAAATTGAATATAATAGTGAAGGTGTAAAAACTGAAAAAATAGAAAAACCATTGGTTAAAAATACAAATTTTGTATTAGATGCAGGTCTTTATTTATACCAAGATAAAAATCTATATGTATATGGTGGGGTTGAAACACAAAATAAAAAAGAAGAAAATAAAAAGGATAATAAATATCAAAATTACTATTTTGGAGCAAGGTTAGATGCACCTTTAAGTGATAAATTTGATTTAGTATTAAATGTTGCACATAAAAAAGGCTATGTTGTAAATAAAAAGTTAGTTGAAAAAGAAAATGGTAAAAATAAAATAAAAAAAGTTGAAAGTAAAAAAGTATTTGAAAATGCTATTAATGAACATTTAAAAGTTAAGGATAGAAATTTTGATTTAAAAGAAAATGGATATGAATTAGATGTAGATAAAAATACATTAATTTCTGCAGTGTTAAATGGAAAAGTAAATAGAAAGACAAATATGATACTTGGATCAATATATACTAGTGATAATATGGAATTTGGAACTCATAAATATCAAGGGTTTATTAAAACTACAGGAAAAGTAAATAATAAAACATTCTTAAAAACTGAAAATCTATATACAGTTGATAAAGATAATGTAGAAATGTTTGGAGGAATATTATCTAAGTATAATGTGGATACTAAATTATCTAATAAACAAAGTTTAAGTAATGAAATTTCGTTTGAAGCGAAAAAATTATCAAAAATAAATAATTTTGAATTCAAATCTTTAAATGAGTATAAAAATAGTGAAATAGATAATTTATCTCTTACTACTAATGTTGACTATATTGCATTAGTAGATGCTCGTCAAGGTGGAGATTATGAACATAAACCTCAAATTAAGCTTATGGGTGAGTATAAGTTTGGTAATACTAAAGTTATATCAGATATTTCAGATAAAGTTGAAATAAAACATAATTTTGAAACTAAACCTGTAATTAGTAAGTTTAAGAATACATTTAATACAGGAATATCTATAGTAAATAATGTAGATAATTTTGGTAAAAAACTTGAGGCTAAATATAAGTTGGTTTCAGAAGATTTACAAAATGAAAGTTCAAATCACAAATTAACTCATGAGTTATTAGTTGGTCAAAGTTTTTGGTATAAAAATAGTGATAGAAAACATTCATTAGATTTAAGATATAATATGAAATTTGATGAAAAATTTGATAATAGTATATTTGCTATTATATCTAATGAAAAGAAATATACTATAGACAATA
This genomic interval carries:
- a CDS encoding ABC transporter permease, giving the protein MKKFKFNKDQISLYLIMLPFIIWYMLFMFKPMYGLLIAFKDYSIFKGIAGSPWVGLKHFKMFLTSPEFFRTLKNTLMLNVYSLLIEFPLAILIALMLNEVKNKIFKSFVQTASFIPYFIAIVIAAGITINMLSPNTGVVNIILQKLGFEKIYFLIKPEYFRGIFVGLNSWKNTGFNAIIYIAALTAVDEQLYEAAKIDGATKLQQLINITIPSIMPTIVVMLILKIGSMLSVAFETVLLLYQPATYETADVISTYVYRTGVINQDFGLATAVGLFNAIVAMILVYAANTISKKVANLGIW
- a CDS encoding carbohydrate ABC transporter permease, giving the protein MKIRMSTDEKVFNTINYFLLTVFAIVFLYPIVYVFSASFSNPFLLETGQVTLLPKGFTFASFIAAFKTSGIWRAYANTIFITVVGTFVSMVFTISGAYVLSKPDLKFRKAMIMLVVVTMWFDPGMIPKYLNFRDLGMINSYSGIIVGFAINTFNVIILKSFFESVPRSLEESARIDGASQFRIMTNIYLPLSTSAITTVSLFYAISRWNGYFWTMILLRDDAKAPLQVFVKKLIVDKMSSGEAAQLITPESLTSPQSIIYAIIVISVLPMLIAYPFIQRFFRKGVTLGAVKG
- a CDS encoding extracellular solute-binding protein, producing MKKLLALGLLGLVLASCGKKEEAATTGPRETTIFAMHLGKALDPSLPVFAKAEQDTNIKLVNVASQNQTDQIQAFNLMLTEGKLPDIISYELSADLENLGIEGGLIPLEDLINEHAPNLKKFFEENPRYKKDAVAVDGHIYMIPNYYDYFNLKVSQGYFIRQDWLDKLGLSQPKTVDELYTTLKAFREQDPNGNGKKDEVPFFVRANNVRKVLTSLVDLFKASPIWYEENGMVKYGPAQDSFKHAIKELAKWYKEGLIDEELFTRGLESRDYLLSNNLGGATDDWIASTSGYNVSLADKIPGFNFKLVLPYELNGNAKTRHARTTYLGGWGISKDATDPVALIKYFDYWYSPEGRRLWNFGIEGSEYTLVDGKPVFTDAVMKNPDGKTPLAVLREVGAQFRLGAYQDAEYELGWATDLAKEGFKYYMDNDVVLDELPTLKYTKERSKEFVSIDTALRAVVEEKAQQWILGSGDVEKEWDAFIKRLEDLGLKNAEEIQNEAFKSFNK
- a CDS encoding heparinase II/III family protein, whose translation is MFDFSIKYNYVLNNFDVSNYLEQAEKILENKLIFIHPWDMERTSTYYNIPKNWNELVNEDEEWIFMRSRMNYFDPLFLSYEKSKDIKYINKIKEIIFDFINKHKKLKYELSTRTLDSGIRMVNILKSIIYLKEINLISKDEEDKIVKHLDDTCTYLFDAFVEKYFHSNWGYIQMAGIYTFGLMYNKKYAKRAKKYMKKQLEIQFLSDGLHIEKSMTYHYQMLIYTAWIVMIERLYDIKNSLFLKYLRKMVDSAQKLHYPNLRQINFGDSDDDNIEDILSMANAILKRKSKYMPKETSYMFAGSFLDDYEVIENILDKKEYFLKESGYYHLINKDYSFSTYLTNMTSGHLHVDLFHFNYFNKVEMLVDKGRYTYLEKNEDRNYLKSVRSHNSLVIDDKEFLNIKNSWEYSGNYPIINPMERIEENGVVSLKLSAFDIDANAYIERRYILCEDNVIIINRIYTKGKHKVKFYYNLHPKLSFNLESKRILLNKEIYFEIGKYIIDEGIYSSKYNEKENNKVVMAEYEFVDKIQVIHKILNKGVMFEEIESDENIYSFKITTKDKKYNIFCKNEDSIEKQNVSYIQSSAIYNKFKVEIK
- a CDS encoding polysaccharide lyase 8 family protein; amino-acid sequence: MKKIIIFFTLILGILSFNSETKEIQNMKMKWKEFLLSVPHNISLKEISAVDKEKNLEKLNKSSKDILNRITVYETQDYAFKNYKDMNNGDHVLKSLRDVQALMKAYLTPGTEVYGDKEVKEMMNLALEIISNKGYVEGEMEKGNWWHWEIGIPKTLNELLIIGEGIIDKEIETKLLKASHYFQPDPEFSGLSPAAATSTSPNKRISTGGNRTDTALVTYGRGIIEGNASEIKRAIDSVAIVGEFVEKGDGFYKDHSFVQHGNVAYSGTYGQVLLNGLSMFIYLTGDTSFEINNPNINNVYEVIVNGYPYLLINGGINDSVNGRTISRDNSSDLERARGIINSLALISRGANKEYKGKIEALVKKAIVDNNAEYMPDFVNNLVIKNILKDIADDKEIKSMNVSGTKVFSYMDRAVSIGDNGLKFVVSMHSNRIANFETMNKENLKGWYTGDGMTYIYTNNSGDFIEYWPTINPLRLAGTTESTKDRTIASGERRLAKDLSPKTWVGGASNGNVAFVGMDFISWNNLTEAKKSYLLLNGTMVAMGSNIKSTDGEVITVVDNRINNDSANKLVYTPLKDTLIEKNIVERSGSFKELGGKKADIINKEYVELVINHGNNPENANYAYAVSDKEIKDIEILKLDEFAHIVKKDNLLAINSWTDNKIYVDGIEINNELSLIKETNDKGMYVTIADPNHILEEAKIVIDGKYDLEILNDNVVLENLGNKTFLSFKLNKNGLSNTVKLIKK
- a CDS encoding sulfatase — encoded protein: MEKKYNLIFLFADQWRRNAAGFVGKEDVITPNIDKFSNEALVFANAVSTGPLCSPSRASILTGTYPATHGVWTNCKTGLYDVWLKEESITITDVLKENDYYIGYIGKWHLDNPEENVENKPKSGARDWDAYTPPGKKRHGIDYWYSYGAYDNHLKPHYWEDTNEMIEIDKWSVEHETDKALEFLCKNKEKQFALFLSWNPPHTPLDLVPEKYLKLYENTEVRVSDNIILNDVIDHTKTMPNALNFTEDEFQETLKKYYAAISGIDENFGRIIDYLKENNLYDNSIIVLTADHGEMLCSHGLWSKHVWYEESIGIPFMIKYGDNKGITESVLSGVDIIPTLLSLLELKIPETVEGKDLKEVISNSKEDVENIAIIAAYPGQIKAIEKFKKENLNSLDFGWRAVRSRNHTFVINKGYEPGKEIETLLYNNKEDVYQLNPKVNNSIDEDGIANKLNDILQKWLKEHNDGF
- a CDS encoding glycoside hydrolase family 88 protein — encoded protein: MELLKEVREKFENMDLKDEVIYRGLHEALTIVDQNSDVFINHFPRPSSVNNIYPAILNGGEWDDWTSGFWTGILWLAYEITLEEKYRKVADYQLKTYKERIDNNIAVDHHDLGFLYIPSVIANYKITNSEVAKETGIKAADVLMRRYREKGEFIQAWGVLDKPEDYRLIIDCNLNVPLLFWASDVTGDMKYREVATKHLETVSKVIVRDNGTTFHTYFFDTETGNPLKGVTAQGKSDDSTWARGQAWGVYGFALAYRHLGDKKFIDLYKKVTNTFLNKLPKDNVCYWDMDFKPEDMEERDSSSSAIAACGILEMHKYLPDDDPDKKVYFNAAMAMIKALIEGYTTKGMNSNAILKEAVYSKPHNNGVGESCIWGDYFYMEALVRILKPEWNIYW